From one Spirochaetota bacterium genomic stretch:
- a CDS encoding PASTA domain-containing protein gives MPKYSLKDIIERSKGWLKHPYSRIAFIIFIAISLYLIISAIIVVVLTKPEKEIKIPDIVGKRYADVHNSLIRKGLKPQLKFYDVHDIDNDIILRQYPEPGEIVSENSTIRLLVSRSNLTIDMPSVVGMELPFALNKLKNLHLYDKTISLRVGVISYIPSEKTADNVVIDQSPKSGEKIVLDRKVNLLVSSGSATQPVMPKVVGQSVDLCFPLLMSKKVDVAFTVVPTNDIAQSGIIASVTPQEGQPITEGQTVTIQVYYYEMKDKPYYAYERLKYTVPGDENEGLYEIYVSDNKSKRLCFSQNLKPGNTIDCVFHRTGNARVYVMCNKKQVKVLSFDVEEFD, from the coding sequence ATGCCTAAATATTCACTGAAAGATATTATAGAGCGCTCTAAAGGGTGGCTTAAGCACCCATATAGCCGCATTGCATTTATAATTTTTATAGCTATATCATTATACCTGATAATTTCAGCTATCATTGTGGTGGTTTTGACCAAACCCGAAAAAGAAATTAAAATCCCTGATATTGTTGGCAAGCGCTATGCTGATGTGCACAACAGCCTTATCCGTAAAGGATTAAAGCCGCAGCTTAAATTTTATGATGTCCACGATATTGACAATGACATTATTTTACGCCAATACCCAGAACCAGGGGAGATAGTATCTGAAAACAGCACCATACGTCTTTTAGTCAGCAGAAGCAATTTAACCATTGATATGCCCAGCGTGGTTGGTATGGAATTGCCTTTTGCTCTCAATAAGCTTAAAAATCTGCATCTGTACGATAAAACCATATCCCTGCGTGTTGGGGTTATTTCCTATATACCATCCGAAAAAACTGCTGACAACGTGGTTATTGACCAGAGCCCAAAATCAGGTGAAAAGATTGTACTGGACCGCAAGGTTAACCTGCTTGTATCAAGTGGAAGTGCCACGCAACCTGTTATGCCAAAAGTTGTGGGTCAGTCAGTTGACCTGTGTTTTCCTCTGTTAATGTCAAAAAAAGTAGATGTTGCATTTACAGTGGTGCCCACCAATGACATTGCACAAAGTGGCATCATAGCCAGTGTTACCCCACAGGAAGGTCAGCCTATCACAGAAGGACAAACAGTAACCATTCAAGTATACTATTACGAAATGAAGGATAAACCTTATTATGCATATGAACGTCTCAAATACACCGTGCCTGGTGATGAAAACGAAGGCCTATACGAAATATATGTAAGCGATAATAAATCAAAGAGGCTGTGTTTTTCGCAAAATTTGAAACCGGGTAACACTATAGATTGTGTATTCCACCGTACAGGCAATGCACGTGTATACGTTATGTGCAATAAAAAACAGGTTAAGGTGTTAAGTTTTGATGTTGAAGAATTTGACTGA
- the rpe gene encoding ribulose-phosphate 3-epimerase yields the protein MLKNLTDTIVLSPSIIATDLSTLGSVVTTFDHSCMHFLHIDVMDGSFVPNITIGPGYIHNLKQHTDIPLDIHLMIEKPELSLQSFIDCKPYFLTIHFESTRQPVRLLQSIKNCGIKAGISINPSTPVEQLFDILAYTDMVLLMSVEPGFYGQSFIPSSLKKIEKLNTFIRTNNFATIIEVDGGINEDNIADVVKAGATVIVAGSSVFKSADVNKQARKLLEIAKKAQL from the coding sequence ATGTTGAAGAATTTGACTGATACCATTGTACTATCGCCATCTATTATTGCCACTGACCTTTCAACCCTGGGATCAGTGGTAACAACATTTGACCATTCCTGCATGCATTTTCTGCATATTGATGTGATGGATGGTAGCTTTGTACCCAACATTACTATTGGCCCCGGTTATATACACAACCTTAAGCAACACACTGATATACCACTTGATATACACCTGATGATTGAAAAACCAGAGTTATCGCTTCAAAGCTTTATTGACTGCAAGCCATATTTTTTAACCATACATTTTGAAAGTACCCGTCAACCGGTACGCCTGCTGCAAAGCATAAAAAATTGCGGTATAAAAGCAGGTATTAGCATTAATCCTTCCACACCTGTTGAACAGCTTTTTGATATCCTTGCGTATACAGATATGGTGCTGCTTATGTCAGTTGAGCCTGGATTTTATGGGCAGTCATTTATTCCTTCATCTTTGAAAAAGATAGAAAAGCTCAATACATTCATTCGCACCAATAATTTTGCTACTATTATTGAAGTTGATGGTGGTATTAACGAAGACAATATTGCTGATGTTGTAAAAGCTGGTGCTACCGTTATTGTTGCTGGCAGCAGTGTGTTTAAATCTGCAGATGTAAATAAACAGGCACGAAAGTTACTGGAAATAGCAAAAAAGGCACAATTATAA